The following coding sequences lie in one Cloeon dipterum chromosome 1, ieCloDipt1.1, whole genome shotgun sequence genomic window:
- the LOC135943562 gene encoding phospholipid-transporting ATPase ABCA1-like codes for MRQLGVLFWKNSILVRRRKWFVTLLEFALPLLLFTVYAVFFAKDDLPSNNDGETNKPFYFKPLVPSALVKLLFDRDVFYAPRNNFTDTLVSRASNYGKFHGIKGFDTEEELLMFNKTEQIVGLIFEGDAASSVNGQVPKKLDYKIRIRQNFETDTQINIRSKCPGYFELVQNPYVSTGFLGVQMVTNKAFIELAQSQEEQKPPENIHDQILLQNMPCPPYSYDQNPINIFPYLCMFSFLILCVTVTKRIVEEKQTGAKELMMLMGMEKWTFWVGWFIDALLVKALTIAFIVYILKTTINEHVILTETSPSLLFVMFFIYCASAIVFLFALSTFFSGPVFAMIVSLLVWMLPFAISSEKYLNSGFFTKCLYMLFPNMGLFFSFDSVIKLEERGVGAQWSNFYTSQSAQDVSILQVFIMYLIDIVLYSIITWYVSEVNPGEYGYKQPYLFFATKSYWFGGTNKKINLTKVLRLVEDPDILSKENYERPLTNNMADDRIGISVRNLTKSYPGKLGGPPVKAVRGVSLDIYKGEITALLGHNGAGKTTTMSILTGMISPSDGLVKVLGLDLNNNLPLLRKSIGLCPQHNLLFGELTVKQHLVFFAVLKGKSMKDAEIEAKELLRTFRLDSKMDALVSELSGGMKRKLQLAIALVGGSKVAILDEPTSGLDPEARREIWDILLSFRENKTILLSTHFMEEADVLGDTIAIMSHGRMDCCGSTMYLKRLFGAGYRLNLLTTNNCDQNSLQNAVKNVLPEAIVEKSSQDTTDSANRGPITFTLPTEKVDQFPRLFEVLETLKDDLGISSIGVSITTMEEVFLKVGDLSARKYDNKSLSDFDITNRGMDNPLITQTIKLTGIALFFEQFRALLVKKVTFSKKHWFLLLLQVLLPILLSVTAVLLSYPGEEVVHDSNSTMPLNLGYYSSDGTLKVLYESDSSNQTELFAKTFEENLRGKANAIKVDELQEKLIDIGTKSLTDYLLNYIVAAKITSENEALKVTGFYSFSTSHSAPISLNLMSNALLNYHLPSEYQISTGNQPIPLKKEFEKISYYSLVAATWLGLAHLGWIFATSINLILPLQERVLESKQLQMMTGCPAYLIWLSYFVIDALISSVVAILVLVVVYLVDTLHIFTSGPALGVLLSIWLLNGLCGTMFAYFISMVSDSVPSAFSLITILSIFIGIIINFVILDLESAITPIKYTVAVKTISGLILPHSTLISSLFHFSGTAAYNSICKIIPESEKKSICDFGSPFFMCCERLCENMCYQPASYIWRDKNYEGPYWPVKAGGIGQELICFTIAIVFWGTIVLMLDSGYSNRIFETVHNNTEQIRPTVEADGNQEDEDVREERKRVDKNFESPIADSVLAVKSLQKRFGQKDRFFAVKGVSFRVERGECFGLLGVNGAGKSTTFKMLTGAVRPTNGDASLRQFTLKSELRKFLTGIGYCPQTNAQLGVLTGRETLHLFARLRGMPRDQIKEVVNKWLVALGLMEYANRPAGTYSGGNQRKLSAGIALIGESPVVLLDEPTSGVDPAARRQLWQVLASCQKAGQSIVLTSHNMDECEALCSRLAIMVAGKLVCLGPIGHLKNKFGQGYTLMVKVQMVVSNNDDEATSLAVTQLSNLKNDIQMKFAPCELIDEHIGFLHYQLKGTGRKWAEMFKEMQSLKNMHTILEDYTLSETTLEQLFLSFAQQRDPIIN; via the exons aTGCGTCAGTTGGGCGTCTTGTTTTGGAAGAACAGCATCCTGGTGCGGCGTCGGAAGTGGTTCGTCACTCTGCTGGAATTCGCCCTGCCTCTCCTCCTTTTCACAGTCTACGCTGTTTTCTTTGCAAAAGATGATCTTCCGTCTAATAACGACGGCGAAACGAACAAGCCCTTTTATTTCAAGCCTCTTGTCCCATCAGCTTTGGTCAAACTTCTATTTGACAGGGATGTCTTCTACGCACCGAGAAACAATTTCACAGACACTTTGGTCTCCAGAGCAAGCAATTATGGAAAATTCCATG GCATTAAAGGGTTTGACACTGAGGAAGAATTACTGATGTTCAACAAGACAGAACAGATCGTTGGCTTGATCTTTGAGGGAGATGCTGCCTCGTCTGTGAACGGCCAGGTGCCGAAGAAACTCGACTATAAGATCAGAATtaggcaaaattttgaaacagatACACAAATTAATATCCGATCGAAATGTCCAGGATATTTTGAACTAG ttcaaaatCCATACGTATCGACTGGCTTCCTTGGAGTCCAAATGGTCACTAACAAAGCATTCATTGAGCTCGCCCAATCCCAAGAAGAGCAGAAACCACCTGAAAACATCCACGACCAGATTCTTCTTCAAAATATGCCTTGCCCGCCATATTCATACGACCAAAATCCTATCAACATATTTCCCTATCTTTGCATGTTTAGTTTCTTGATCCTATGTGTCACTGTAACCAAACGAATTGTCGAGGAGAAACAAACTGGCGCTAAG GAACTCATGATGCTGATGGGCATGGAAAAGTGGACTTTCTGGGTTGGCTGGTTCATCGACGCTCTGCTCGTCAAAGCCTTGACCATCGCCTTCATCGTTTATATTCTGAAAACTACAATTAACGAACATGTCATTTTGACCGAGACGAGTCCATCTCTTTTGTTCGtcatgtttttcatttattgtgCCAGCGCCATTGTCTTCCTCTTCGCCCTCAGCACATTCTTCTCTGGCC ccgTCTTCGCAATGATTGTGAGTCTGTTGGTCTGGATGCTGCCGTTTGCCATCTCTTCTGAAAAATACTTAAACTCTGGATTCTTCACCAAGTGTCTCTACATGCTGTTTCCTAATATGGGCCTTTTCTTCAGCTTTGATTCGGTTATTAAACTCGAGGAAAGGG GCGTTGGTGCCCAGTGGAGCAACTTTTACACGTCTCAATCAGCACAAGACGTGTCTATTTTACAAGTGTTTATCATGTATCTAATTGACATCGTCCTCTACTCCATCATTACCTGGTACGTCAGCGAAGTGAATCCTGGCGAGTACGGCTACAAACAGCCGTATCTGTTCTTTGCCACAAAGTCGTACTGGTTTGGAGgaacaaataa aaaaataaatttaacgaaGGTTTTACGTTTAGTCGAAGACCCTGACATCCTGAGTAAAGAGAACTACGAACGGCCCCTGACGAATAACATGGCTGATGACAGGATTGGAATCTCCGTCAGGAACCTGACAAAATCATATCCTGGCAAACTGGGCGGTCCACCTGTCAAGGCGGTGCGTGGCGTCTCGCTGGACATCTACAAGGGCGAAATCACGGCCCTTCTCGGTCACAACGGCGCTGGAAAAACGACCACGATGTCCATTCTAACTGGAATGATTTCTCCTTCCGATGGCTTGGTGAAGGTTTTGGGACTCGATCTGAATAACAACCTCCCGCTTTTGAGAAAGTCCATTGGGCTGTGTCCGCAGCACAACTTGCTCTTTGGAGAGCTCACAGTTAAACAACACCTCGTCTTCTTCGCCGTG ttgaaaggaaaatcaatGAAGGACGCAGAGATAGAAGCCAAAGAACTTTTGCGCACTTTTCGTTTGGATTCTAAGATGGACGCGTTGGTGTCCGAGCTGTCTGGGGGCATGAAGAGGAAACTGCAGTTGGCTATAGCCCTCGTCGGAGGATCAAAG GTTGCGATATTGGACGAGCCCACTTCCGGCCTTGATCCTGAAGCAAGGCGAGAGATCTGGGACATTCTGCTG agTTTCAGGGAAAACAAAACCATACTGTTGAGCACGCATTTTATGGAGGAAGCAGACGTGTTGGGTGACACAATAGCGATTATGTCGCATGGAAGGATGGACTGTTGCGGCTCGACCATGTACTTGAAGAGACTCTTTG gtGCTGGATATCGCCTGAACCTATTGACAACGAATAACTGCGACCAAAACTCGCTGCAGAACGCAGTCAAAAATGTTCTTCCGGAAGCAATAGTTGAAAAGTCTTCGCAAGATACGACAGACTCGGCAAATAGAGGTCCTATCACATTCACCCTGCCAACGGAAAAGGTGGACCAATTCCCTAGGCTATTTGAAGTACTTGAAACTTTAAAAGACGATCTTGGAATTTCTAGTATTGGAGTCTCTATCACAACCATGGAAGAAGTGTTTTTGAa gGTTGGAGATTTGTCAGCAAGAAAATATGATAACAAGAGTTTGAGTGATTTTGACATTACGAACAGAGGGATGGACAACCCGTTAATTACCCAGACGATCAAATTAACCGGAATTGCCCTCTTTTTCGAGCAGTTCCGTGCGCTCTTAGTGAAAAAAGTTACCTTCTCCAAGAAACACTGGTTCCTCCTGCTTCTTCAG GTTCTTCTACCTATTTTGTTATCTGTGACTGCGGTTTTGTTGTCATATCCTGGCGAGGAGGTGGTCCATGACTCCAACTCTACGATGCCCTTAAATCTGGGATATTATAGCTCAGATGGCACTTTGAAGGTGCTATACGAAAGTGATTCTTCTAATCAGACAGAACTATTCGCGAAAACCTTCGAAGAGAACTTGCGAGGGAAAGCCAATGCAATTAAA GTTGATGAgcttcaagaaaaattaattgatattggAACCAAAAGCCTTACGGATTACCTATTAAACTACATCGTTGCAGCGAAAATCACTTCTGAAAATGAGGCCCTGAAAGTCACCGGCTTCTATAGTTTTTCCACTTCACATTCCGCAccaatttctttgaatttgatGTCAAACGCATTACTGAACTACCACCTTCCATCAGAGTACCAAATCTCAACCGGAAACCAGCCAATCCCACTCAAAAAAGAATTTGAG AAAATCAGTTATTATAGTTTAGTCGCCGCAACATGGCTGGGGCTTGCACATCTTGGCTGGATTTTCGCCACCTCTATCAATCTGATTCTGCCTCTTCAGGAAAGGGTTCTCGAATCAAAGCAGTTACAg ATGATGACCGGCTGTCCTGCGTATCTGATTTGGCTGAGTTATTTTGTGATTGACGCGTTGATCAGCTCGGTCGTGGCCATTCTCGTCCTTGTTGTGGTATACCTGGTTGACACGTTGCACATTTTTACCTCCGGACCTGCACTGG GAGTTTTGTTAAGCATTTGGTTGTTGAATGGACTGTGTGGAACGATGTTCGCTTACTTCATCAGCATGGTGTCGGATAGTGTCCCCTCTGCATTCAGCCTCATTACTATTCTATCCATTTTTATTg GTATAATCATCAACTTTGTCATTTTGGATTTGGAATCTGCGATAACACCAATAAAATACACAGTAGCTGTCAAAACGATTTCCGGCCTGATTCTGCCACATTCTACCCTGATTTCAAGCCTCTTTCACTTCTCTGGAACGGCCGCTTACAACtcgatttgcaaaattatacCTGAAtcggaaaaaaaatcaatttgtgaTTTTGGGTCGCCTTTTTTCATGTGCTGTG aGAGGCTATGTGAAAATATGTGCTACCAACCTGCTTCGTACATCTGGCGcgacaaaaattatgaaggACCCTATTGGCCTGTTAAAGCTGGAGGAATCGGCCAAGAACTTATCTGTTTCACAATTGCAATTGTCTTTTGGGGCACTATAGTCCTCATGCTCGACTCCGGCTACTCCAATCGTATTTTTGAAACGGTTCACAACAATACTGAACAAATAAGGCCAACAGTCGAGGCTGACGGCAATCAAGAAGACGAAGACGTGCGCGAGGAGAGGAAACGAGTGGACAAAAATTTCGAAA GTCCAATTGCAGATTCAGTCCTTGCTGTAAAATCGCTACAAAAACGGTTCGGGCAGAAAGATCGCTTCTTTGCAGTGAAAGGCGTGAGTTTCAGGGTGGAGCGTGGCGAGTGTTTCGGCCTGCTCGGCGTCAACGGCGCTGGAAAGTCGACCACGTTCAAAATGCTCACAGGGGCTGTTCGTCCCACCAATGGCGATGCTTCGCTCAGACAATTCACACTCAAGAGTGAACTACGCAAATTTTTGACAGGAATCGGCTACTGTCCTCAAACCAACGCACAGCTTGGAGTCCTGACTGGCAGGGAAACTCTGCACTTGTTCGCTCGACTCCGCGGAATGCCCAGAGACCAAATTAAAGAAG tggTGAACAAGTGGTTGGTGGCTCTCGGTTTGATGGAGTACGCGAACAGACCGGCTGGGACCTACAGCGGAGGCAACCAGCGCAAATTGAGCGCCGGAATTGCCCTGATTGGCGAGTCTCCAGTCGTGCTCCTCGACGAGCCGACAAGCGGCGTCGATCCGGCTGCCAGGAGACAGCTTTGGCAGGTGCTGGCCTCGTGCCAAAAGGCCGGACAGTCGATTGTCCTCACGTCccacaa CATGGACGAGTGTGAAGCTCTTTGCTCGAGACTTGCCATCATGGTCGCCGGAAAGCTGGTTTGTCTCGGGCCGATCGGCCACCTGAAGAACAAATTCGGACAGGGCTACACCCTGATGGTGAAGGTCCAGATGGTGGTCTCAAATAACGACGACGAGGCAACGTCCCTTGCAGTCACGCAGCTGTCCAATCTGAAGAACGACATCCAGATGAAATTCGCACCGTGCGAATTGATCGACGAGCATATC GGTTTTCTGCACTACCAACTCAAGGGAACCGGAAGGAAGTGGGCTGAAATGTTCAAGGAAATGCAGAGTTTGAAGAACATGCACACCATCTTGGAGGACTACACTTTGAGTGAGACAACTTTGGAGCAGTTGTTCCTGTCGTTTGCACAGCAGAGAGACCCAATTATTAATTAG